The Radiobacillus deserti genomic interval GTTCCATATTCGGAGGTATCAAAAAACACTTTAGCAAGAAACTCTCCTAACCGCTGGGGTAGGTAGTCAAAGCTTTTTTGCTCTGTTAATCCTTGACGAAGTGTTTCTAACGAAGACAAATCTTGCATAAGGAATAGAGAATGTTCCTCATTAAAATAGTAGGTTTCTGGCACAGCATTTGGACATATGGTGTGTAGTTTTTTTAATGCGTCATACTCTACTTTTATGCGTTCTGCTGTAAGCGGCCAGGAAGGTCCTACAGATCGCATAAAAGGAAGTGCTTGTTTTACAATATAGCTATTTCCTAGCTTCTCTTGATCTTGTATTCTAAAAATATAGTTCATATTTCCATCGCCAATTTCCTGACAGTGCAGAATGGAGTTTGTTGAAAACAGGCATGTATTCGCTTTTATATGATTAATCGCATTTTCCATCGTAAATGGCTTTAGCACCGTACATTCACTCCTCCTTTATCGTGACAAATGATTGGTCTTCCACCTATCTAGATGGGGATTCGTCTTCTTTTCTTGGTAAAATAATAGATCCTCCCAGTCATCTATATCCCGCTTCTTCGGTAACACATCCACAATAAGGTTGTTACATTTTATTCGATTGACTGTTTCTTTAAACACCGAATCTGTGCTCCACTTTATATGCTCAAAAAGACTAGGAATATGGTGTGTTACGCCAATTAAGTAATAGCCACCGTCTAAGGCTGGTCCAATCACAACAGAATGTTTCTTCACTCGTTTCACGGCATATTTAATATCCATTTTGTTCAAAGGGGTATCTGTACCAATTACAAGTACCGATGCATAATCTTTTGCGATTAACTTACGAATTCCATTTTTCATTCTCTCTCCAAGGTTTTCACCAATTTGCGGAAAACACTGGTTACAAAGTGTTTTAAAATATCCCTCACTAGCTTCTGGGGTATAAGCTATCCAAACATCTATTTCTGGTTCTAACTCCTTTTTCAGATTGATCAGGTCCAGCAATAATGCTTCTTGAAGGTCGGCGCATACGTCCGCTTCTAAATATGGTATTAGTCGCGTCTTACAGTATCCGGGAATTGGAGCTTTTGCCATTATGAGCACGCATGACTTAGCATTACAGCCTTTCACGTTGATACACCCTTTCTAAGGTTGCGGTAGAAACGCCAAGCACAAATAAAATTTTGATTAGTTGCATTGTGACAAAGGTGCGGATAATTCCATTTTTTTTAAACCTTCTAGCAGACGCATAAATAGGACCCCGGAGATGCTGAAGCTTCCCTCTTTTTTTCATTTTTTTTGAAATAAGCCAGTCTTCCATTAAAGATACCTTTGGGAAGCCTCCCATTTCATCGAACACGGATTTACGTACGAAGAAGGCTTGATCACCAAAATAAATGTGGAAAAATCTCGCTCTAATATTAGATCCAACTGCAATCATTTTCAGGAGAAAAGAAGAATCATCGAACTGAATCGAAAATCCCCCTCCTAGAATGTTAGAATCCTCCATTGTAAAGCAAATAGACTGTGCCATATGGTCTTCAATCTTAGAATCCGCGTGTAAAAACCAAAGAATCTTTCCAGTTGCTGCTTCTGCCCCTTTGTTCATTTGGGAAGCTCTTCCCCGTTTACTACTAACAACTTGTCCATATTCCGAAGCTAATTCTGCCGTCCCATCTGTACTACCACCATCTGCAATAATGATTTCGATTTGCTTATGCTTAGACAACGTTTCTAAAAGTGGACGCAAATGGTCTATCTCGTTCCACACAGGGATGATGACGCTTAAACAACCTAGCATTTTACTCCCCCTTTATCGAAATATCTGAGTGTATCGTTTCATCCATTTCGACCATTTCGTATGAAACTTTTGACGCCAATACGTATCTCCAACCGCTTGTAATATCCCTGTATTACTTGGATATGGATATACAACTGTAGATAGGGCTCCTACACGATATTTCTTTGTTTTGGCAAACACCAACGCTTGCATCCAGTCATCTGCATGCTTCCCAATCGCTTGAGCCCCAAGGATTTTCCCACGTTTGCTGATAATGACTTTAACAAACCCCTTTTCATCCCCACTCGTAATAAATCGGTCAATTTCTGCTGCTTGGACATTTAAAACGCCGACGTTATGCTTGCCGTATTTTTTTATCGCTTCTTTTTCTGTCATTCCAATATGAAAGATTTCGGGATCGGTATAGAAGGTGTAGGGAATATTGTCGTAGCGTATTTTCTTCTTTAATCCAAGCACAGCATTCTGCACGACTACTTTTCCTTCTACTCCAGCTGCATGTGAAAAGCAAAACTTCCCATGTACGTCTCCAATTGCATAAATATGTGGCTTTGAGGTTTGTAAATACGGATTTACCAACACATTATGTACGTTATCTAATTGAACACCTATTTCGTTTAATCCTATATTGGATGTGTTTGCTTGTCTTCCCACCCCTACTAAAACCTCATCTGCCACGATCGTTTCCAAATTTCCGTCTTTCAGGAATTTCACTTTTTTTTCTACATCTAGCTCTTCTATCTCGACAACTAGTGAATTCGTGTGAATCGACATCTCTTCGGTTAATCGATCACGCAAAGCAAGTGCAATCTCTTCATCTTGTTGAGCCAAGAAAGTTTTAGCCTCATCTAGGATCGTTACATCACTTCCAAACCTTGCAAAGCACTGACCCAACTCAAGGTTAGTCGGTCCGCCTCCGATTACGACTAATCGATTTGGTACCTTATCCAGCTGATAAATCGTTTCGTTCGTGTAGTGTGGCGTATTTTCTATCCCCTTAATATCCGGGATAATGGGACTTGAACCTGTTGCAATCACAAATCTCTTTCCATTTATACGTTGCTTCCTATCAATCTCAATTTGATGCTCCGTTACAAAACTCGCATGTCCTTTATATAAATCAATCCCTAAATCTATAAGGTTGCTATCTTCCTCTATCGTATGAAAATGGGTAATTACATCCTGTACATGTTCCATTATTATTGAGAGATTAAGTTGTCCTTCTGCTTCCAACCCGAAACCTTTTGCATTAGCATGTATGTCATGCACCTTTTTCGCTAGCTCCACTAGCGTTTTCGAAGGAATACAGCCGTAATGTAGACAATCTCCTCCTATATGTGATTTCTTCTCGACAAGTGCTACCGTTGCTCCAAAAGCGGCCGCTCCTTTTGCTACCGTTAATCCTCCTGCCCCTGCTCCAATTACAATTAAGTCATAACTTCTCACCCGACTCCCCCCTTCTTACACCTATTTCTCTATTT includes:
- a CDS encoding TIGR04282 family arsenosugar biosynthesis glycosyltransferase, which encodes MAKAPIPGYCKTRLIPYLEADVCADLQEALLLDLINLKKELEPEIDVWIAYTPEASEGYFKTLCNQCFPQIGENLGERMKNGIRKLIAKDYASVLVIGTDTPLNKMDIKYAVKRVKKHSVVIGPALDGGYYLIGVTHHIPSLFEHIKWSTDSVFKETVNRIKCNNLIVDVLPKKRDIDDWEDLLFYQEKKTNPHLDRWKTNHLSR
- a CDS encoding TIGR04283 family arsenosugar biosynthesis glycosyltransferase; this encodes MLGCLSVIIPVWNEIDHLRPLLETLSKHKQIEIIIADGGSTDGTAELASEYGQVVSSKRGRASQMNKGAEAATGKILWFLHADSKIEDHMAQSICFTMEDSNILGGGFSIQFDDSSFLLKMIAVGSNIRARFFHIYFGDQAFFVRKSVFDEMGGFPKVSLMEDWLISKKMKKRGKLQHLRGPIYASARRFKKNGIIRTFVTMQLIKILFVLGVSTATLERVYQRERL
- a CDS encoding dihydrolipoyl dehydrogenase family protein gives rise to the protein MRSYDLIVIGAGAGGLTVAKGAAAFGATVALVEKKSHIGGDCLHYGCIPSKTLVELAKKVHDIHANAKGFGLEAEGQLNLSIIMEHVQDVITHFHTIEEDSNLIDLGIDLYKGHASFVTEHQIEIDRKQRINGKRFVIATGSSPIIPDIKGIENTPHYTNETIYQLDKVPNRLVVIGGGPTNLELGQCFARFGSDVTILDEAKTFLAQQDEEIALALRDRLTEEMSIHTNSLVVEIEELDVEKKVKFLKDGNLETIVADEVLVGVGRQANTSNIGLNEIGVQLDNVHNVLVNPYLQTSKPHIYAIGDVHGKFCFSHAAGVEGKVVVQNAVLGLKKKIRYDNIPYTFYTDPEIFHIGMTEKEAIKKYGKHNVGVLNVQAAEIDRFITSGDEKGFVKVIISKRGKILGAQAIGKHADDWMQALVFAKTKKYRVGALSTVVYPYPSNTGILQAVGDTYWRQKFHTKWSKWMKRYTQIFR